A genomic stretch from Setaria viridis chromosome 1, Setaria_viridis_v4.0, whole genome shotgun sequence includes:
- the LOC117863934 gene encoding cytokinin dehydrogenase 7 — protein MARTRFVALALLTSFISVVAGQLRPLPAAGLPGDLFNLGIASRLRTDGNATARASTDFGQMVTAAPEAVFHPRTPADIAALIRFSASSPAPFPVAPRGQGHSWRGQSLAPGGVVVDMRSMGRGRRGARINVSAAGAEPYVDAGGEQLWIDVLRATLRHGLAPRVWTDYLRLTVGGTLSNAGIGGQAFRHGPQIANVHELDVVTGTGEMVTCSRDKNSDLFFAALGGLGQFGVITRARIMLETAPKRVRWVRLAYTDVVTFTKDQEFLISDRAREVGFNYVEGQVQLNRSFAEGPKSTPFFSATDLNRLAKLALRKGSAAIYYIEGAMYYNEDDPESVDQKMEALLDNLSFEPGFVFTKDVTFVQFLDRVLEEERVLRSAGVWEVPHPWLNLFVPRSRILDFDNGVFKGLLRDANPAGIILMYPMNKDKWDDRMTAMTPTDDEDVFYAVSLLWSALSVDEVVKLERENESVMNLCDKAGIKWKQYLPHHTSQDGWQQHFGAKWGKITELKAKYDPQAILSPGQKIFPSRAEAVGIATA, from the exons ATGGCGAGAACTCGTTTCGTTGCACTCGCTCTCCTCACCAGCTTCAtctccgtcgtcgccggccagcTCCGACCATTGCCTGCCGCTGGCCTCCCGGGCGATCTTTTCAACCTGGGTATCGCGTCGAGGCTCCGCACCGATGGCAacgcgacggcgagggcgtcgACGGACTTCGGCCAGATGGTCACGGCCGCGCCGGAGGCCGTGTTCCACCCGCGCACGCCCGCCGACATCGCCGCGCTCATCCGGttctccgcctcctcgccggcgccgttcCCCGTGGCGCCGCGCGGGCAGGGACACTCCTGGCGCGGTCAGTCGCTGGCCCCCGGAGGCGTTGTCGTGGACATGCGCTCGAtggggcgcggccgccgcggcgcacgcATCAACGTGTCCGCTGCCGGCGCGGAGCCGTacgtcgacgccggcggcgagcagctgTGGATCGACGTGCTCCGCGCGACCCTGCGGCACGGCCTCGCGCCGCGCGTGTGGACGGACTACCTCCGGCTCACCGTCGGCGGTACGCTCTCCAACGCCGGCATCGGCGGCCAGGCGTTCCGGCACGGCCCGCAGATCGCCAACGTGCACGAACTCGACGTCGTCACAG GAACGGGTGAGATGGTGACATGCTCCCGGGACAAGAACTCGGACTTGTTCTTCGCGGCTCTGGGTGGATTGGGGCAATTCGGTGTAATCACAAGGGCTCGGATCATGCTTGAGACAGCCCCAAAGCGGGTGCGTTGGGTCCGGCTTGCCTACACGGATGTGGTTACATTCACCAAGGACCAGGAGTTTCTCATATCCGATCGAGCTCGGGAAGTCGGGTTCAACTACGTTGAAGGCCAAGTCCAGCTCAACCGGTCCTTTGCCGAAGGTCCCAAGTCAACACCGTTCTTCTCCGCCACCGATCTCAACAGGTTGGCCAAACTCGCCTTGAGGAAAGGATCCGCTGCAATTTACTACATCGAAGGCGCCATGTACTACAACGAGGATGACCCTGAATCTGTGGATCAG AAAATGGAGGCACTATTGGACAACCTAAGCTTCGAGCCAGGGTTTGTGTTCACCAAGGATGTGACATTCGTGCAGTTCCTTGATCGTGTGCTTGAGGAGGAGAGGGTGCTCCGGTCAGCCGGAGTGTGGGAGGTGCCCCACCCATGGCTAAACCTTTTCGTCCCCCGATCTCGCATACTTGACTTTGACAATGGTGTCTTCAAGGGTCTCCTTAGGGATGCCAACCCAGCTGGGATAATTCTTATGTACCCCATGAACAAGGATAAGTGGGACGACCGGATGACGGCGATGACCCCAACAGATGATGAGGATGTTTTCTATGCCGTGAGTTTGCTTTGGTCGGCATTGTCGGTAGACGAAGTGGTGAAGCTAGAGAGGGAGAATGAGTCGGTGATGAATTTATGTGATAAGGCAGGCATCAAATGGAAGCAATACTTGCCACACCACACGTCTCAAGATGGGTGGCAACAACATTTTGGGGCTAAATGGGGCAAAATTACCGAGCTGAAGGCCAAGTATGATCCTCAAGCAATATTATCGCCGGGTCAGAAGATTTTTCCATCACGAGCCGAGGCTGTTGGCATTGCGACTGCGTAA